The genomic DNA AATTTCAGTGTTTACAAAACAAGTGAGTTTTATTCTAGCCAGGATTGAAGTGTTCTTAGTCTTAAAAATAACCTCatggcacttgggtggttcagagAGTTAAGTGTAAGACTCCTGATcgcagctcaggtcttttttttttttttttttttttttgcagctcaggtcttgatcacagtGTCATGAactgaagccccacattgggttccatactgggtgtggagcctacttaacaaaAACAACCACAGCCCTGACAAATAACACCTTTAATGGTGAAGAAATTTCGTCTcctttttccttgtttctctttattGCAGTGCTTGAGCCTGGTTTAATTCCATGTTGGAGACTTGCTTACCCTGGTTCTGCCATTTATCAGTTTCATGACCTAGTTTCCTCATCAGGAGAATAGAGAGGAATATGGTTCTCTTTTAATAGAGTTTGAGagaattaaaaatgtgtttggtgTTCAGAATAATGTCTGGTACTAGTaagcatttgttattatttattaggGTGGGATTTATGAATAATGAAACAGGATTGTGGGAGAACCTGGCTTTAGGTAAGGGCTAAAGAATTGTTTCCActgacatttctttcttccttgttccCATTCTGTCTTCTAACAGGGTAATAAGAAAGGCCCCTTAGGCCGCTGGGACTTTGATACCCAGGAGGAATACAGCGAATATATGAACAACAAGGAGGCTTTGCCCAAGTGAGTCAGTACTAAATATGGCCAGGGAGTGATGAGAGGGATGATGAGGGGATGGGCCAGCCTTAACCCGAAGGTGTAGTCTGGCTGAGGCATTCCTAAATAGGTTCTTTAGTCACAGGGCCATCTGGCAATACCTTGGTACTGCTGTGCAACCTCTGATGCCTTCTTTCCTCCAACTGCCCTTTATTTTTCTCAGGGCTGCATTCCAGTATGGCATCAAGATGTCTGAAGGGCGGAAAACCAGGCGCTTCAAGGAAACCAATGATAAGGCAGAGCTTGATCGCCAGTGGAAGAAGATTAGTGCGGTAAGTGAGATCACCTCTTGGGTGGATTTCATCTGGGAGGAGACAGTGGCCTACAGATGAAGGAATAGGCAGGGTTGGAGAGCCAAGGAAATAGGGGAGAGGTCAGCCTGGTACCTCATGTGAGCTTAGATGGACAGCATAACTGTTGAGTGTAACTGTTCTTTTTGTAGATCattgagaagaggaagaagatggaggCCGATGGGTGAGCAGCAGTACTCTTCTGGGGCACTGTGGGAATTGCTTAGAGTATTGATCTTACATTGacttatttctccttccattgcAGAGTTGAAGTGAAAAGACCAAAATACTAATCTCCAGTTCCAAGTCTAAAAATGATTCCCCAAAAGGAATGGGCTCACAAGTGCTTGCTTTCTGCAATTCCGAAAAAAGTTGCAAGGTCTCTttgaatgtatataaaatgttattgtaTAATCATTTAGTTCCATTAAATCTAGTTGGGGAACAAAAATGGAATTATGTCCTCCTGAGAGCTTTAGAAATTCTTAGCACACATTGCTTGCTGCTTCTCTGACTGAAGGGATAATCTCGGGGAGGAgtcttgggggatccctgtgtTAAGCAAGGTTTGGTGCTCATCAACACCCTGAAATGTCTGCCAAAGCCCAAGATGGATCCCTTggcttctgtttctgttttttttttttttttttaattttttattcatttatgatagtcacagagagagagaggcagagacataggcagagggagaagcaggctccatgcaccgggagcctgatgtgggattcgatcccgggtctccaggattgcgccctgggccaaaggcaggcgccaaactgctgcgccacccagggatccctcccttggCTTCTGAATCATTCTGTCCCCAACATTTCCTCCTTTCTATTCATCACAAGCACTTTGGCCTGGTTCTCATAAGGGTTTTTTTCTGGCTGGATCCCTACCTGCCACTGCCTGCCCTAAGCCTAAGACTTGTAGGATCAGCTCATACGAGGAAAGCTAGAAGCCCCCCTTAACCTTTGCCTTTGGTCACTTTCAGCTTGATAGGGCAAGAGTGTTTGAGGAAGCCAGCTTTGTGCATGGCATTTAGGAGACTGAAATGGGGCGCTCTCTGCAATAGCACCCTGAATGCCTAATATGAGACAGTAAAGGACACCCTGGTTTCATGGTTGTAGACAGTGTTCCCAGTTAAGAAAAAGATCACAGAGACCTGGCTTAGATGAAGATACCTAGAGAGTCATTAAATTTAAGACCTGGGGGTTGGGgtgcgtggctggctcagtctgtagaacaTGACTGAATCCTGAGTTCAAGCTcttccacattgggcatagaggttacttaaaacaacaactaaAAACAACCTGGGGGTTGACTGTccatttaaaatcagtttctgCAGGGGAGCCTTGCTGACAGAACATgggactctcaatctcagggttgtaagttcaagccccacactgggtgttgatcttacttaaaaaaaaataaagtcagtttcTGCAAATATCACCAAGCCTGGTGGACATGCTCAAGGTCCTCTGGTTGGTCATATGGTGAGTCACAAGGACCCCGAACTTCACATGGCAACTTTTCCATTCACACAGGACATACAGCTTCTCTGAGGTCCCTCGCCTCACTTTCACCTCTCCTTAAGCGGGTTGGGCATCAGCATATAAGATGTCTTAGAAGGCCTAGTCACACAGTGATGTGAGGCTCCTCTTCAGTCCCAGAAGCTTGTGTCCTTACTTGCCCCACCAAAGAGTGCTCCCATCTTTATGGAATCTTTGGTAACCAGAATGTTAACGTCGACAGTTGTGCCCATTTTTCTCTTCAGAACTCCTTGCCAGCTCTGAGCACTGCTGGCCTGGCCCACTTGAGGGTATGCAGCCAAAGTGAAGAAACCGCCAGGGCGCTGTTCCTGTTTCCCCAAAGATGTTGAGCACAGACCGCCCCAGTTTAAGCGCGTCCTCGGGCTGCCTACTGTCCACGACCTCTGCAAATCACATTCTCGCTTTTGCTGCCTCTGGACTAAGCTGAAGGCTGCTCTTTGGGTGTCACCAAGCCAGGAAAGGCTGGGGTCCCCTTCTCCTCTGCTCAGGGCAGTAAATCATTCCTACTAGTCACAGGAGGGAGTACCACACTGTCAGCATCGATCAAGATGAGGGAAAAGGACTTACAGTTCCCAAATTTAAGTGATGTGACCAAGGACAGCACTGATAGTACGGACATCTACTTGGTCCAGGAAAGGGCGGGTCCGGGGATTCGCTCCACCCACACCTACTCGCCAGCCGGCCCCGCCCGTTCCCGGCCCAGCGCCACTTCCGGCTCCGCCCCCAGGCGGAAGTGGCGTTTCGGGCCCTCCCCCAGTCCCGTGGGAGGTTTTTGGGCCCACAGCTCGGGTGCGGAGTAGCGCGGCCTCCTCCGGCTTATGGACCACGGTCGTGCGTGTGAGGAGAGGCCAGCCGAGGATGGGAGCGACGAGGAAGACCCCGACTCCACGGAAGCCCCGGTCCGCATCCGAGAAACTCCGGAAGACATCGTGCTGGAAGCACCGGCCAGCGGGCTGGCGTTCCATCCGGCCCGCGACCTCCTGGCGGCGGGGGACGTGGACGGGGACGTGTTCGTGTAAGTGTGGGGCAGGGCTCGGGACTGCGGGATCTGGGAGCTCCATAGGGATGGAGGCGGAATGAGGAGAGAAAGGTGCAGGGAGACAAATCTTTCAAGACACTTCTGGTCCAATTCGTTCAGTAACGTTTGGTTTTAAACCAGTTACCACACAGTCTCTTGCAACAACtgaaaggaagacaaaatggCTGGAGTGTCCTGACAAAGCCCAGAGACAGTACCGGGACAAAAAGCGTTCAGGACAGTTATTTTTCACCGGACTGTATAAAGCCTGCCTGAAACGGGTGGAACACGCCGCACCTCCTCCGCCAGCTTTGCTTCTTGCCGGCTTTAATCTTTCAAAAACACAAATCCAACCACCtcttgattaaaatttttttaaaagatcttatttattcatgagagacacagaaagagaggcagagacataggccgcgAGAGAAACCGGTTCCTTTCCTCACCGGGAGCGTAATGAGGGACTCCATCCGAGAATCccggaatcaggacctgagccaaaggcaggagcttaaccaccgagccacccacgtgccctctttcctgattaaaacccttcaatagtttacttttgttttaaggGTCTTGGACGTCCAGTCCTCGctcattttcccctttaatttctgtgttcattcattcttacCTTTCATGTGGACCTTAAATCCACAGCTCTTTCGCAGGTTATTCTTTCTCTTGGAAAACGTTTTTCTCCTCACTTGTACCCAGTGTCCCTCAGATCTCAAGATCTATCTCTACACTCCTCCATTCCCGACTAAATGAGATTACCCTTTAGACTTAGCTACTCTGGCACCAGGTAATTTTCCCTCCTAAATTTCATAATGGTTTGTAATCCTACATCCATTTGTTTAATTATCTGAATGCCTGTCCTCTcaactaaaacattttttcaaaattttttgacTTCACCCCATACcagaaatactttatatattatgtGTGATGCACCCTGATGTTTTCTGGCTTATTACATTTTTAACTGAAGGCACAAAGACCTAAAATGCTAGTTGCAGCCAGCTAATAGGTCATAACTagagtttgaaaaacacttttcTGTAATCTTTAGTCTGTTTTATTCTCCATTATGTCTGCTTCTAGACCAGGCTAAGTGCTCAAAACATATTTGACTTTGAATAAGAGAAGTAGGCTGGAAGCAGTGAAAAGTCATTGAAGGTTTTAACTAGAAGAGTTGTGCTGTCATATTTACCTAATGACATTAAACCTCAACCTCTTCAGTCTCCTTGGGCAATTTAACGTCCGTATTTTCGTCTTCAAAAACGGGAATAATAACACAGGCATACCTCTGAGATATTGCAGGTTTTGCCCAGACTATTGCAATAAAATCATATGAATCTTTTGGTTTCCCCATGCATGTAAGTATACACTATACTGCAGTCTATTAAACGTGCactagcattatgtctaaaaaataatatacataccTTAATTGAAAAATaccttattgctaaaaaatgctaaccatcacgAGTGAGTCAATTACTAGTGACAGATAATCCTAATAAAAAagtttgaggggatccctgggtggctcagcggtttagcgcctgcctttggcccagggcgcaatcctggagtcccgggatcgagtcccatgtcgggctcccggcatggagcctgcttctccctcctcctgtgtctctgcctttctctctctctctctctatcataaataaataaataaatcttaaaaaaaaaaaaaagtttgaaatattgcaagaattaccaaactGTGACAGACACACAAAGTAAGcagatgctgttggaaaaatggcaccaatagacTTTCTCTAGACAGGGTTAGTACAGACCTTgagtttgtaaaaaaataaaaaaaaaataaatgcagtactTGTGAGGCACAATAAAAGGAGGTCTGTCTATATCCACCTTGTAGAGTGGTCAAGTGTATagtatggcaaaaaaaaaaaagtgtatactCTGGACCTCGACTTTTACGCACCTCACTATTACTGcagtttgtctccttctctctccccagccaTGCCCATTTGGTGGGTTTCTGACCTCTCCCGTGACCATTCTTAAGAGGTTCCTTTTCCCATAGgattaaattcatttttgcttgGCCAATCAGGTCTCAAGTCCAGTTCAACCCATCTTTCCAGATTCAGCCATTTCACTCTCCTGCAGCTGGAACCCTCATTCCTTGTGTCTGCCCTAGAAGGGACATTGATATCTGCCTCCAGTATCTGCCAGGTGAACTACTTACTCTTCATGACCCAACTCACATCTTTACCTTAGCTTTCCAGGGCTCTTTTCTCATGCTAGGCACTGGGACAGAGCAAACAAACGGACCCAGTTCTGCTCACCTGGTACTCCTCAGCAACTAAGCCCTTTTCATCTGGCCCCTTTGAAGATCTGCTCTGAGGCAGGCACTGGGGATACACTCTGGACAGGTAGTTGCCTCAAAACTGAACTTCCAGGCTGGTGCTTTTCTGTTCAACTCCATTTTGATTCTACCTCCTTTTCAGCATGTGGACACAGTGTGCTGTAATTCGTTTTAACTTTTCTTTAGCTCCTAGAGACCTGGAGTACAACAGCcacatcttgttaatttttatatttccaatttatggggctgttttttttaacatttttgattCTGTAtttgagagccagagagcacaagctaggggagtagcaaagggagagggagcagactgccccccccacccccaaccagagagcccaatgaggggctggctccattccaggaccctggaatcatcacctgagctaaaggcagatgcttaaccaactgagccacctaggggcccctgTTCTTCTTCTGTCTTTATCAAGTATCTCATGCTCTCCATAGTGGTCCAGATCTAGTATTTTCCCAGGCTGGGTGATGTGGGGTCAGTTCACAAAGAAGTCCTAAACAAATGTACTTTGAGTTAAAGACGgaatatttgaaaatggaaaattggGATGGCAAGTTCCTTAGGTTTGGTGGTATACAAGCAGCAATTCCTAGTTAGGTGGATGGTTGCCTAGTTGGTCTTTATATTCCATGCTGGCAGGGTCTGGAGCCATtcactctcctcctcccccctagCTTTTCCTACTCTTGCCAAGAGGGAGAAACGAAGGAGCTCTGGTCCTCAGGTCACCACCTCAAATCGTGCCGAGCCGTAGTCTTTTCTGAAGATGGACAGAGTGAGTATTAGGGAAGGCAGCCGGCAATCTGGTGACAAGGGAGCAGTGAGCAGCACCATGACCTGAGCACCTTTCCCGCCAGAACTTGTTACTGTCTCCAAGGACAAAGCCATCCATGTACTAGATGTGGAGCAGGGCCGACTGGAAAGACGCATTTCCAAGGCTCACGGGTAAGGGGAACTTACTGTGTGTTGAGGTCAAGGGTAAGGTGGTAGGTTCCTCCTGGGACAAAGATGCTTCAAGAAGCTTTGTGTCTCTAGTGCCCCCATCAACAGTCTGCTGCTGGTAGATGAGAATGTCCTGGTCACTGGGGATGACACAGGTGGTGTCCGGCTCTGGGACCAGCGGAAGGAGGGCCCCTTAATGGATATGCGGCAGCATGAGGAATATATTGCTGACATGGCTCTGGACCCATCCAAGAAGCTGCTGCTTACAGCCAGGTACAACCTCAAAGCTGcatccctttcccttccctgttAAAGCTCTCTCCTTCAACAGGAGCTTTAGTCAAGCctgctgctctgctctctctACAGTGGGGATGGCTGCCTTGGTGTCTTCAACATCAGGCGACGCCGGTTTGAACTGCTCTCAGAGCCTCAGTCTGGAGACCTGACCTCTGTCACTCTCATGAAAGTACAAGctggttttggggttttggggATATGCTAGGGATCCATTTTGATGGGGCTCCACAAacagtttccttcttttcctacAGTATGGGAAGAAGGTAGCCTGTGGCTCCAGTGAAGGTACCATCTACCTCTTCAACTGGAATGGCTTTGGGGCCACAAGTGATCGGTTTGCCCTAAGAGCTGAGTCTATTGACTGCATGGTTCCAGTTACGGAGAGCCTGCTGTGTACTGGTTCCACTGATGGAGTCATCAGGTGAGAGAAGCCAGGACCACCCTCAGATCACACCAGGGACAGACCCAACCAGCCAAGACCAAacactcttttctctctgcccagggCTGTCAATATCTTGCCGAACCGAGTGGTGGGCAGTGTGGGCCAGCATGCTGGGGAGCCTGTGGAGAAGCTGGCCCTCTCCCACTGCACCCACTTCCTGGCCAGCAGTGGCCATGACCAGCGCCTCAAGTTCTGGAACATGTCCCAGCTGCGGGCTGTGGTAGTAGATGACTACCGCCGGCGCAAGAAGAAGGGAGGGCCACTGCGAGCCCTAAGCAGCAAGGCTTGGAGCACTGAGGACTTCTTTGCAGGactgagggaagagggagaggaatcCACAGctaagaaggaagaggaggagagtgagGATGACAGTGATTGAGGAAAGAAGTTGACTCTCAAAATAGGACCTCACTGGGCAAGTCTTACATCCTGGGCTGGATACCTAGAGAGGCTCTGAATTTAAAATACTCCGCAGTGCACAAAGATGCATAGCCAGAGGCTCAAGACTGAGGGCAGTGATGTGAGGAAGTACTTGCCCTGTGGCAGCTACTCCTTCTACCAGTGTAAGAGAAGCCCACAGCTGGGGCAAGATAGCACGGACACAGGCGTACACCAACCAGGGGTTTAATATAAATACAAACGGCAGAGAAAAACCCCAAAATCACACATACACTGTAACCAGACTCTTAAGTAGTGAGGACAAAAGGCAGAATTCTGACCCTCTGGCTCAGCCAGCctccaaataaaattaaagattgaCAAATCAGGAAAACGAGATTGATGTTAAGCtatgggaggagaggaaggggtgtTTGCATGTGTATCACACAGAGAATGGCTACAGAATACCACAGGGTCAAGTCAGAccctgggctgggagggggagaGCAAAGTCCCTCCCCACACTTAGCCAAACCTGAGCTttcccaggtgccctggggcctTGCCCCAGCTGGGAGGCTGTGTCAGAGGTAGGGCAGGACCTGTGGTCTCCCTCCTTGAGATCAGATGGTGGCTGCCCAGGCCTGCTGGGCTGGGGACTGACACAGGCTCTGCCCATGTGTTCAGGCTGCCTGTGAAGAAGACAGGGTCACTGCTTAACCACCATACCTGCCTCAGCCCCAGCAGACCGGAAGAGGCCGGCTCCAGACTCCCTCAGTGCCTCTAGCAGCCTTGCAGACACAGCATCCTTAGCCACTTCATGCCCTTCCTGCCCTTCTGGAGCCAGCACAACCCAGATGAGGCCGCTGAAGGGCACCGGGTgtcccgggatcaccacctggtACCAGAAGCGGTGCCAGCCTGCAGGGCCTGTGCCCAAACACTTGGTTAGGAACACTGGGCTACCCAGCTTCATTTGTTGGCACAACAGCTGCAGGGTAGCCCGGGCCCCTTGGGACTCCAGCTTGTCCCTGGAGGGGGCCAGTCGACTGCCCTCTGGCTGTAGGCCCTGCAGGGAGGGGCCCATGAACTGCTGGCGGAGTCGCTGCTTCAGGTCTGGCTTGAGCCATTCGACCGACACCTGCTCTCCACAGAGGCGTGACTGCCCTGCAGGAGAAAGACAAGAGGAGATCTAAGCCCTGGATCCAACCCTTTAGAACCTACATTGCCTGTTTAACTTCTAGCCTTCCCATTTCCTGGTGGTCTGACCTGGAGTTCAACTTCTCCAGGCTTCcagtgtttctttgaaaagaaactgCTATCTTCTAAGTTTCCTTGTTGGGAGTACTGGCTGATGGAGGCTTTGTCTACCTCATGACCATCACAATAGCTAACCTTTACTGTGACTACCTTTACTGTGAATACTAGCCAAGAATCAGGGAATGTGTTAAGTGCCACCTAATTCTCACAACAGCCTTAGGGAGGCAGTTTATAGTAGATAAAAGGTAGACTCAGTAAGACTGCCTAGGGCAAATCAATTTCTCTCAAAACCCTCTCTTCATAACTAAAGAGGGAGATCATCCTGTGTAACATTGGAATGTTGGAGAGTAAGTTGCGAGATAATGCATGGGAAGCGTCAACATGTGTGGTGCCGGGTAGCACCAAcggaaattaaaaatgtatgacGTCTAAAACTCAGGCGTTCTTAACCCTAAGATCCTGCTTTACCTTCTATGCTGACAGGTAAAGTATGGCATCATAATGTTtggccgcagccccgcccccttACCTTCCACCAGGGCTTTTTTGGCCATGGCGGCGGCGCGGTGCGAGCTGAACTTGAGCAGCGCAATTTGCGCGGGCGCCGGCCCAGGGCTGGGCATCAGCAGCGCCTCCTGCAGGCCGGGGCCCAGGGGCTGCAGCGCGAGCAGCAGCGCGCGGCGGCTCAGGCCCGGAGGCAGCCCGTCCACGCTCAGCTCGCACTTCTCCGTGCTGCGGCACACGAGCAGCGGGCAGGACGGCCGCAGCGGGTGGTTGTGCAGCGTAGCGATGGCCGCCTGGGCGCCGCGCCGCGAACTGTAGCGGGCGTAGGCGAAGCCGCGGTTCAGGCCGCTGAAGGTCATCATCAGGCGGAACTCGTAGAGGCGGCCCACGCGCTGGAACAGTGGGATCAGCTGGTGCTCGTACACGTCCTGCGGCAGCCGCCCGATAAACACCTCCGACCCGGCCGGCGGCGGGCTGCCCACCCAGCCTGGGGGAAGGGGCGGAAAGGGGCACCGTCATCCTCCCGGACGGTTCCGGGTTCGGGCCCGGGAACCCAGCGCGAGAGGGCCTATGAGCAAACGTCTATGAAATGGGTGCAGCAGTCGCACCCCGAGTCGCCAGCATAACTGGGTGCCTGAGCCCACTACAGCGCTGGCAGGGTGGGTGCACCGTGAGGCTGGCTCCCACCCTCGAGGGGGGCAGGCGGGCGGAGAGCCACAGACAAGTTTCCTCAGCTGCTTGACCCGAGGGGGGGCGACGGATAGGTAAGGGATTTCCGACTGCAGAGCGCTggggcaggcccctcccccaggcggTGCCGGTCGGGGCCGTCGAGGCTGGTGGAGCCCGACGGGCGTAGAGCTGGGACTACCGTACCTGGGGGTGGCCCGCCATACTTCCTCTGCCCGTTCACCTGCACCAGGCGGATGCCCGTCTCCCTGACCCACGCCTCCAACGCCGCCTTGTTCTCAGGATTCACCCTCTCACACCATAGCTGAAGGGGAAACGGCAGGCTGGAATGGCGGATCTCCACGCCCGTCCCCACCGCGACTGGGCAACTGCAGCCCAAGGAGCCACTACCCCCTGCGCAGCTAGCGCTTGTTGAGCCCCCTTGCCAGCCACTTACCTCACACTCCCGCTTGGACTGCATGACTCTCACGGCTGCCCGTCGGCACCCCCTTTATAACCTCCTCCCCAAAGGCCTCTGGAAGCTTCCCTACCCCTCCTCCCCGCAAGCTCTCATTGGCTCTGAGCACGACCCCGCCCTCCAAGGGGGTGGGGGTACCCACTGCACGTGCGCCTCGGGAACCTGACTTTCAGGTGAAAGCTAGAAACCTAAACCGGTGAGTGTGCGACCAGCCCCAACTCCTAGGGCTTGGATGTGCGCTGGAGGCAAGAGCCTCAAGGGCACCCTTCACCCTGGGGAAGAGCCCGTGGGGTCTACTGTAGAGcctccccgccccttccccccgTTTTCGCCGCTCAAGTAGTTGGAATAGGAGGCCCAAGCTCCCACAGAGAAGGCAGGGCTAGGCCATAGTGACACACAAGCTCCAGTGGTTGAGTCATTTTATTGGACCTTTAAGGGTTGGTTGTGGGGAGCATTCCCTCCATTTGGTCAGGGTTCTGCATAGGGGTCCTGCAGGGGAGACCAACTTAGGCTCCATCCCTGGAGCAGAGACTCAGCCCCCAGGATCTCTTATGGAAAAATGGTGTAATACCTGGCCATTTTTGCCCGTGATTACCAATAAagtattcataataaaaaatctcTGTTCTGACTACTGTGGAGGTCTTCCTGCTGGAAAAGAAGTGTGCAAAGCTGTTCGTAGTACATATGCAGAGTCTTGTTTTAGCCACAAATAGTGCCAGTCCCACTTTCCCCTGATAGTTTGCTCAACTCAGCAGATGCAAAAGGGCTGGCTTGttctccttttgatttcttccacAAGGTCTTCTCTTGGGACGTCCACCTGGCCAGGATGGGTAAAGAAGATGGTATGAGCATCTCTGACTCCACTGCTCCCAAGTGCCCACTCCTTCCTCTAGTCACCAGGCTTGGCTCAGCTGGGAGCAGGAATGCAGGCAAAGGAGCCAGAGACACAAAGTATGGTTGCAGATGGGACTCCTATCCTACTATGACAATAGTAACAGGTTAATAACCCTTTAGTCTTTTCCGAGTGGGTATTAACATGAGTTCCAGACTTTTGCTTGGGTCTTGAATGAGCACAGCCTGCCCAAATGGCATACATTCCCCTTCCCTCAGCCTCTCTAGCCACCTACCTACCTCTTCCCTGCTGGCCACTGATCGGAGCTTGATGACCCCATCCTTGAGCTCCTGCTCACCAATGATGGCCACCAGTGGGATGCCTGCCTCCTCACAGTATTGCAACTGGTTCAGCAACTTAGGGTTCTTCTTATAGAGCAGCTCTGCCTGCAGGGGACCAGGGCAGAAGATGAAGGCTGGCTTCTACTGTTCTCAGGGACAACTTCCTTGGGGCCCACGTGCTCTTAGCTCTCCTCCACGAAGCTGCTATGGATGAGCTTTTATTTAGGCTGTGCCCAGCACTCCCAAGTTCACTGCCACCCTGGAACTGGCCTCCTCTACCTTGATCCCAGCATTCCAGAGCTCTGAGACAAGCTTTAGTCTCTCCTCCAGCAGCTTTTTCTGTGCAGATGCCACAAGCACTTGTGTCTCTGTGGTCCGTACTTTCTCCTCCGTAGCCTGGGGAAGGGTCAAATAAGAGTCCGAGCTGGGCTACCTTCAAGCAGCCAAGCGAGCAGGCTGTTGTCAGGATTCTGACCTATCAACTACGCATAAGGTAGCTCCTAGAAGGTATAAGAAACGAACTGCCTGGCTTGTACGTATAGCTTACCAGAAAAGATAACAAAGGGCAAGAGCCAAGGTAGTTTATGTACATAACTTCAAACTTGTCTCCTTCTAGTACCTTAAGGGGCCATGAGAATATTCACATAGAAATGATACTGTGAACTCACCCGGTCCCCATATACTATCAGCCCAGTCAAGGGACTGTGCCTCTTATACTTCAGTCATAGGGCCCAACCCAGGGTATGGGTGGATAGGGGTAAAGAGagaatgctgctgctgctgcccattGTCTTTTTCTTGTAAACTATTTTCATAGTTCTTAACAACATACAATGCCTACTGGAACACTGACCTCAATTGGGAAACATGGTTTCCACTCCAGAGAAAAGGATGGGAGCACTGGGAAGATTACTGCCAGAGCATTCCCCAGGGGATGAAATGCATCCAGCCAGTTAAAAGCAGCATCAAAGGAGTGCTTGAGGTCATGAGGGCCTTCCCTCTAGAGGCTAGAGAGTCAAGATAGCCATCTGAAGAATCCCAAGGCCTAAAACACATGCTTACCACTTAGAGGTGATATCAGAGGAGTTAGGAGCAAGACTTTGGAGTTAGACTGCCTGGATTTGCATTCTGACCCTGGTACTTAAAAGTTTCACagctggggcacctaggtggctcagccaggtcatgatcccagggtcctgggatcaagccctgcatcgggctccctacttgtcagggagcctgcttctccctctttttctgcctctccccctacttgtgctctgtctctcaaaataataaacaaacaaacaaataaataaaatatcaaaaaaaggtTTCACCACCTTGGGCAAATTATGACTTATAGTGCTTCAGTTCCCTTGGCTAcaaaatgcagataataaaaGTAGCTACTCTCAGAGGGCTGTGCAAGAATTTTAGTAGATAATGCATGAAAAGCACtaagcacagtgcccagcacacagtaa from Canis lupus dingo isolate Sandy chromosome 2, ASM325472v2, whole genome shotgun sequence includes the following:
- the WDR55 gene encoding WD repeat-containing protein 55 encodes the protein MDHGRACEERPAEDGSDEEDPDSTEAPVRIRETPEDIVLEAPASGLAFHPARDLLAAGDVDGDVFVFSYSCQEGETKELWSSGHHLKSCRAVVFSEDGQKLVTVSKDKAIHVLDVEQGRLERRISKAHGAPINSLLLVDENVLVTGDDTGGVRLWDQRKEGPLMDMRQHEEYIADMALDPSKKLLLTASGDGCLGVFNIRRRRFELLSEPQSGDLTSVTLMKYGKKVACGSSEGTIYLFNWNGFGATSDRFALRAESIDCMVPVTESLLCTGSTDGVIRAVNILPNRVVGSVGQHAGEPVEKLALSHCTHFLASSGHDQRLKFWNMSQLRAVVVDDYRRRKKKGGPLRALSSKAWSTEDFFAGLREEGEESTAKKEEEESEDDSD
- the DND1 gene encoding dead end protein homolog 1 isoform X2: MQSKRECELWCERVNPENKAALEAWVRETGIRLVQVNGQRKYGGPPPGWVGSPPPAGSEVFIGRLPQDVYEHQLIPLFQRVGRLYEFRLMMTFSGLNRGFAYARYSSRRGAQAAIATLHNHPLRPSCPLLVCRSTEKCELSVDGLPPGLSRRALLLALQPLGPGLQEALLMPSPGPAPAQIALLKFSSHRAAAMAKKALVEGQSRLCGEQVSVEWLKPDLKQRLRQQFMGPSLQGLQPEGSRLAPSRDKLESQGARATLQLLCQQMKLGSPVFLTKCLGTGPAGWHRFWYQVVIPGHPVPFSGLIWVVLAPEGQEGHEVAKDAVSARLLEALRESGAGLFRSAGAEAGMVVKQ
- the DND1 gene encoding dead end protein homolog 1 isoform X1, producing MQSKRECEVSGWQGGSTSASCAGGSGSLGCSCPVAVGTGVEIRHSSLPFPLQLWCERVNPENKAALEAWVRETGIRLVQVNGQRKYGGPPPGWVGSPPPAGSEVFIGRLPQDVYEHQLIPLFQRVGRLYEFRLMMTFSGLNRGFAYARYSSRRGAQAAIATLHNHPLRPSCPLLVCRSTEKCELSVDGLPPGLSRRALLLALQPLGPGLQEALLMPSPGPAPAQIALLKFSSHRAAAMAKKALVEGQSRLCGEQVSVEWLKPDLKQRLRQQFMGPSLQGLQPEGSRLAPSRDKLESQGARATLQLLCQQMKLGSPVFLTKCLGTGPAGWHRFWYQVVIPGHPVPFSGLIWVVLAPEGQEGHEVAKDAVSARLLEALRESGAGLFRSAGAEAGMVVKQ